GCCTATTCTCACTGTCGAACGGTTCACCACCGAGTCCGAGGCCATCGGCCTCGGCAACGACACGCAGTACGGTCTCGCCGCCGGGGTGCGCACCTCGGACTCCGCGCGGGGCGAACGTGTGGTGCGGCAACTGCGGCACGGCACGGTGTGGCTCAACGACTTCGGCTACTACACCGCCGCCGCGGAGTGGGGTGGCTTCGGCAGGTCGGGTAACGGCCGCGAACTCGGACCGACCGGTCTCGCGGAATACCAAGAGCTCAAGCACATCTGGCACAACACCGCGCCGGCTCCTGCGGGTTGGTTCAAGGGATAGACACCATGGTGATCAAACAGCCCCACGCGGACAGCGGTCTGGAGGACTTCGGGTACCGCGAATCGCTGGACCGTAGCATCGGCAAGTTCGCGAGCTTCGCCGCCGGCGTCAGCTACATCTCGATCCTGACGGGCACCTTCCAGCTGTTCTACTTCGGCTTCGGCACCGCCGGTCCGGCGTACCTGTGGTCCTGGCCGATGGTGTTCGTCGGGCAGATGGCCGTCGCGCTGTGTTTCATGGAACTGGCCGCCAAATACCCTGTGGCGGGCTCGGTTTACAACTGGAGCAAGAAGCTGGCCAGCCGCCTGGTCGGCTGGACGTCGGGATGGTTGATGCTCACCGCGTCGATCGTGACGATCTCCGCGGTCGCGCTGGCCTACCAGCTGAACCTGCCGCGGCTGTGGAGCGGATTTCAGATCATCGGCGACGGCAGCGGCACCTACGACTACGCCGCCAACGCCGTGCTGCTCGGCTCGATCCTGATCGTGTTCACCACACTGGTCAACGCCCTCGGTGTGCGCCTGATGGCCAGGATCAACTCCAGCGGGGTGTTCATCGAGCTGATCGCCGCGGTGCTGATCGTCGTGCTGCTGGCGGTCAACGCGCAGAACAGTCCCGACATCTTCTTCTCCACCAACGGTTACGGCGCCGGCGAGAGCATGGGTTTCCTCGGGGCCTTCCTGATCGCGTCGCTGGCATCGGGTTACGTGATGTACGGCTTCGACACCGCCAGCTCGCTGGGCGAGGAGACCGTCGAGCCACGCCGCACCGCCCCTAAGGCGATCGCCAGGGCGATCCTGGCGTCGTTCGTGATCGGCGGCGGCATCCTGGTTTTCGCGGTGATGGCCGCGCCCAACCTGCAGGACCCGCAACTCGGTGAGAGCAGCGGCGGGCTGCAGTACATCGTCGAACAGGTGATGTGGGGACCGCTGGGCAAGATCTTCCTGGCGTGCATCGTGGTCGCGGTGACCGTGTGCTGCCTGGCCGTGCACACCGCGGCGATCCGTCTGACGTTCGCGATGGCCCGCGACAACGCGCTGCCCTTCGGCGAGAAGCTGGCCACCGTGCACCCCAAGACGCAGACGCCGATCGTGCCCGCCGTCACCATCGGCGTCATCGCGATCATCATCCTGGTCATCAACATCGGCCAGCCCAAGATCTTCACGGTGCTGACGTCGATCGCGATCATCATGATCTATCTGGCCTACCTGATGGTCACCGGCCCGATGCTCAAGAAGCGGCTCAAGGGGGAGTGGCCGCCGAAAGACCTCAAGGAGGGCGGCTATTTCACGATGGGACGCTGGGGGCTGCTGGTCAACATCGTCGCCGTGGTGTGGGGCATCGGGATGGCGCTGAACCTGGCGTGGCCCCGCTCGGCGGTCTACGGCGATCCTTGGTACAACACCTGGGGCGCGTTCGTCTACATCGGGGTGATCGCCGGCGCCGGCCTGCTGTGGTACGCCGTCAAGGGCCGGCACCACATCGGCTGCCTCGAATCACACGCCGCAGCAAGCAAATCCGAGGCGGTGGAGCAGGCCTGATGACATCCGAGGCAGCGCAGGCGGGGGTCTTCGACTACGTCATCGCCGGCGGTGGCACCGCGGGATGCGTGCTGGCCGCCCGGCTCTCGGAGGACCCCGACGTCACGGTGTGCCTGCTCGAGGCGGGGCCCTCCGACGTCGACGACGACGACATCCTCGTGCTGTCCGAGTGGATGCACCTGCTCGACTCCGGCTACGACTGGGACTATCCCATCGAACCGCAGGAACGGGGCAACTCGTTCATGCGCCACGCCCGGGCCAAGGTGCTCGGCGGGTGCTCGTCGCACAATTCCTGCATCGCGTTCTGGCCGCCCGCCGAGGCGCTCGACGAGTGGGTGACCATGGGGGCGACCGGGTGGGGCGCCGATGAGGTGCTGCCGCTGACCCGCAAGGTCACCGAAACCGTTCTGCTGCGCGATGTTCCACCGCGCGACCCGTGCGGAGCGGCGGTACTGGAGGCCGCCGCGATGGTCGGCCTGCCGACCGTGGCGTTCAACCGCGGCGAGACCGTGCGCAACGGCGCGGGCTGGTTTCAGATCAACGCGTCCGAGGACGGCCTGCGGAATTCGACGTCGCGCGCGTACCTGCACCCGATCCTGGGCACCCGCGCCAACCTCGAGGTGCGCACCAAGTGCTGGGTCGCCGAGATCCTGTTCGACGACGCCCGCGCCGCCACCGGCGTCCGCTACCAGCGACCGGACCTCACCGGCTATGACGTCGTCACCGCGCGGCGCGAGGTGATCGTCACCGCCGGCGCCATCGACACCCCGAAACTGTTGATGCTCTCCGGAATCGGGCCCGCCGAGCACCTGCGCGAGTTCGGCATCGCCGTGCGCGTCGACTCACCCGGCGTCGGCGCCAACCTCGACGACCACGTCGAGGGCCTGGTGTTCTGGGAAGCTGCGCAACCGATGGTCACGACCTCGACCCAGTGGTGGGAGATCGGGCTGTTCACCTGTGTCGACTCGGTTTCCGGCGGGATCACGCAGCCGGACCTGATGATGCACTACGGCAGCGTGCCGTTCGACATGAACACGCTGCGGCACGGCTACCCGACCACCGACAACGGTTTCTGCCTGACCCCCAACGTGACTCAGGGACGTTCCCGGGGAACCGTGCGGCTGCGCACCCGCGACTTCCGCGACCGCGCCCGGGTGGACCCGCGGTACTTCACCGACCCCGACGGCTACGACGAACGCATCATGCTGGCCGGGGTGCGCCTGGCCCGCGAGATCGCCGAACAACCCCCGCTGGCCGACTGGGTCGGCCGCGAACTGGCCCCGGGTCCGCAGGCCACCACCGACGACGAACTGCTCGACTACATTCACAAGTGCCACAACACCGTCTACCATCCGGCCGCGACCGCGCGGATGGGCGCGGTCGACGATCCGATGGCGGTGCTCGATCCGGCGTTGCGGGTCAAGGGCGTCTCGGGGCTGCGGGTGGTGGACGCGTCGGCGATGCCCAAACTGCCCGCGGTCAATCCGAACATCACCGTGATGACGATGGCGGAGAAGTGTGCCGAGCTCATCCGAACTTCGTGAGCTGACCGACTTCCTCACGCAGCACACCCCGTTTCAGGCGGTGCCCGACGACGAGCTCGCGCAGCTGGCGTCGGGCGCGCAGAGCGAGACGTACCCCGCGGGCGCGCTCGTCGCCGACTACTCGACGCGGGTGCCCGACGACGTGTGGATGGTGCGCAGCGGGCAGGTCGTGCTGCGCTCCAGCGCCGACGGCACCGTCATCGACACCGTCGACGTCGGCGGCATCTTCGGCTATCTGCCGCTGCTGACCGGCGCCGGGTCGGATTTCGACGCCCGAACGGCGGTGTCCAGCACCCTGATTCGGCTGCCGGGAGCTTTGGTGCGCGCGCAGTTCGCCAAGCCCGCCGGGCTGGCGTTCCTGGCGTCGTCGGGTTGGACGCCCGCCGCGCGGCCGACGATCACGACCGCGATCGACAACCGGCCGGTTTCCGAACTGCTGCACGGCGATCCGTTGCTCGTCGCCCCCGACGCGTCGGTGCGCGACGTCGTCATCGCCATGACCGAACGGCACGTCGGGTGCGCGCTGATCCGGCTGCCCGGCGGCGAGTTCGGCATCTTCACCGACCGCGATCTGCGCACCAAGGTGGTGGCCGCGGGCCTACCGCTCGACACCGGCATCGACCGGGTGATGAGCGCGCCGGCCCGCACCGTCACCGCCGACCTGACCGCCGACACCGTGCTGATGGAGATGCTCGAGTGCGGGCTGCGGCACATGCCGGTGGTGACCACGCGGGGCGAGGTGGTCGGCGTCGTCGAGGACGCCGACCTGCTGGCCGCCTCCGCGCGGCAGAGTTTCCTGCTGCGCCGGGCGATCGGGTCGGCGGCGAGCACGACCGAACTGGAGACGGCGGGCGCGCGGGTCACGGCGGTGGCCGCCGACCTGTTCCGCAACGGCACCAAGGCGACCGCGACCAGCGCCATCCTCTCGGTCGTCATCGACAGCCTGGTGCGCAAGGCGCTGGAGTTGGCGATCGCCGAATCGGGGCAGGTGCCGCTGACGTTCGCCTGGCTGACGCTGGGTTCGGTCGCCCGCCGTGAGGCGATGCCGTCGTCGGACGTCGACAGCGCCCTCTCCTTTGCGCCGGCCGGCGCGAGCGACCCGTTGCGCGACATCGCGGCGCGGGTGCACCGCACGCTCGACGGCTGCGGGTTGCCGTCGGACTCCAACGGGGCCGTCGCGTACCGGCCGGCGTTCGCCCGCGCGGCACCGGACTGGGCGAGTGCCGCCGAGGGCTGGCTCAAGCACCCGCTGGTCGACCGCGGGCTGATCATGTCGTCGTTGCTGATCGACGGCCGCGTCGTCTGGGGAGATCCGGCACTGCACACGGTGCCGGCGGTGTACCGCCGGTTGCGGACCGAAGGCCGGGACGCGCTGAGGCTGCAACTGCTCAACGCGCTGTCGGGCAAGGTGCGCACGCGCGGGCTGCGAGATGTGTTGTCGCGCCGCGGCGGAACGTTCGATCTGAAGAACCACGCGGTGACGCCGATCGTGAACCTCGCGCGGTGGGGCGGGTTGACCGCGGGGGTGAGCTCGGCGACGACGCCGGCCCGGCTGGCCGCCGCCGCGCAGGCCGGGTCGATCAGCGAACGCGACGCCGACACGCTGTGCGACGTGTTCGCGATGCTGCAGCGGCTGCGGATGGCCCACCAGGTCGAGCAGATCTCGTCCGGGCGCAGCCCCGGTGACGTGGTGACGATGTCGGAGCTGTCCCCGCTGAACCGCAGCCTGCTCGGTGAGGGGCTGCGCGAGATCGCGGCCGTGCGGCGGCGTGTCGGGGGGTTCGGGGTGCCGCGCGGGTAGCCGTATAGGCTGGTCAACGATGCCCAAGAGTGACGAGGACAGGCCGGCGGCCGCGGTGCAGTCCGTCGACCGGGCGCTGCTCGTGCTCGAGATCCTCGCTGAGGCCGGTCAGGCCGGGGTCACCGAGATCGCCGCTGAACTCGGTGTCCACAAGTCGACGGTGTCCCGGCTGATCGCCGCACTGGAGGCCCGCGGCTACGTCGAGCAGGTCACCGGGCGTGGCAAATACCGGCTCGGATTCTCGATCACCAGGCTGGCGCGGGCCAGCGGTGCGCACCTGGACATGGTCAAGGTCAGCCAGGACATCTGCGACGACCTCTGTGCGCAGGTCGGTGAGACCACCAACCTGGCGATCCTCGATGTGGACCGCGTCGTGAACATCGTCGAATCCATCGGCCCCGCAGAGATCACCCTGAAGACCTGGGTCGGCCAGATCTGCCCGGCGCACGCGACGTCGAGCGGCAAGGTGCTGCTCGCCGGGCTCGACGACGCCGAGATCGCCGACCGGGTGGCGCCGCGCCTGGAGACCTTCACCGCCACCACACTCGCCACGATCGAGGACCTGCGGGCCGAACTCGTGACCGTCCGTACCCGCGGCTGGGCGTCGGTCTGCGAGGAACTGGAAGTGGGGCTGAACGCGGTTGCCGCTCCGGTGCGCGACGCCGACGCCGCAGTGGTTGCCGCACTGAGTGTTTCGGGCCCCGCCTACCGGCTGGGTGAGGACAAGTTCGACGAGACCGCCAAGCTCACGACGGCCGCGGCCGACACGATCAGCCGACGCCTCGGGTGGGTCGAGCGCGGATGAGGATCAGCTCCGCGAACTGCTCGGGGCACTCCAGCGGCGTGAAATGACCGGCGTCGAACGCCGGATACACCGACACGTCGGTGAAATAGTGGCCGAGGCGGTCGCCCCATTCCGGCGGGAACAGCGGATCATGTTGCGGCCACACCACATCGGTGGGCACGTGGATCTTGATGGCCCGGTCGGGCGGCAGCTCGGTCAGTGACTGGGCGATCATGCCCGCCCCGGCGCGGTACCACGCGATCGACGCGGTGAACGCGCCGGGCAGGGCGTAGTCGGCCACCAGCCGATCCAGATCATCCTCGGCGACAGCGAAATCCGGACCCGACCAGTGAGTCCAGAAGTGGCGCAGATAGTCCCGCACCGCGTCTGCGTTGCCGTCGATGAGCTGCGCGGCCAGCGGCAGCTGATGAAACGCCTGATACCAGAACTCGCTCTGCGCCTTGGCCGTCAGCACGCGGTCGCCGGCACCGGGCAACGGCGGGGACAACACCAGCGAGCGCACCAGGTCCGGTTGCATCCGCGCGACGCTCTGGGCGACGCGGCTGCCGACGTCGTAGCCGGCGAGCACCACCTCGGACAGCTCGAGTTCCTTGATGAGCCCGATGACGCTGCCGGCCTGCGCGGTGGCGCTGTAGAAGTGCCGCACCGCGACCGCGTGTTTGTCCGAGCCGCCGAACCCGCGTAGGTCCGGCACGATGACGTCGGCGGCGTCGCTGATCAGTGGGACGAGGCGCCGGTAGTCGTGGCGGTTGCCCGGCCACCCGTGCAGCAGCAGCACCGGCGGCGCACCTCTGGTGCCGAAACGGTCGTAGGCCAGCCGGAACCCGTCGACGGGGGAGCTGCGGGACCACATCGGCCCATTCTGTCCAGTTATCAGCCGGTTTCGGGCAGGGTTGCCGAATCCGTCCGCAGGTCGCCGGTGATCACGCCGAGGATGGTGCGCCACGAATCCGACGGCCAGTTCAACACGTCGGAGTGTGCGCGGGGGCCGGCCATCGGCCTGCCGTCGTCGTAATGGCCTGTGGGCAAACGGATCACGCCGTCCATCTCGTCTGGGTCGGCGCCGTGCGGCCCGCCGGGAATGCCCTGCACGGCAGTGATCGGATCGCCCGGCGGCGTCATGGAGAACCGCAGCACATCCGGGTTCCGGTTGTGCCAGTCACCGGCGTCGTCCACGCCCACCCCGGCCCCGGCCGCCGCGACGAACAGAGTGCGGTCCGAGGTCAGCCCCTGCGTCTCGGCGGTGCCCACGATCGAGCCGCCGTAGGAGTGCCCGATCACGGTGACCGGAATCCGGCGCCCGGTGGCGTCGACCCGGCGGTCGACGTCCTCGGTGAACGCGACCAGCCGCGGAGCCATGCCCAGCGCGTACCGCGGGTCGGCGGCCGCGGCGAGCGCGGTCAGCGGGTTGTCCCCGCGCGGGAACGGCCCGCCGAGGTAGGTGATCGCCGCGACGTCGCCGCGGGTCGCAGTGACGAACCGCCGTGCAGTCGCGGTGTTGGCCGCCGACCCGGCGATCGTGGTGCCCAGCCCGGGCACCAGCACCGCGACGCTCGACGCCGACGCGAGATTGCCGTGCAACTCGACCAGCGACGCGCGGGCCGGGTCGAACGCGAGGATCTGCCGGTCGAGGCGGGCGCCTCCGCCTGCCGGGTCGTCGATCTCGGCGAGCAGGTCGCGGTAGACGCTCAGCCGGGCGGGATCTGGTTCGTCCAGTACCGCCTGGGCGATGTTGGTCCGGTTCGCCCGGGTGCGCATGTCCCACGGCACCCCGTCGGTGTTGCCGACCTGCTCGGGAAACGCGTCGATCAGGCGGTCCCGCTGCTCGGCGGTCATCGCCGCGAGCTGTGCGGCGATCGCGTCCTGGCCGGTGCTGGGCCAGCGGGCCACGACCTCGGCGCCGAACCCGTCGGGTCCTGCGTCGGGCGGGGCGAGCGCCTCCGCGAGGTCGGCGGCGGCGTCGGCGTCGGCGGCGCCGAGCCGCTGCAGCGCCGCCGTCACCTCGGCGGTCAGGGTCTGCGCCCGGGCTGCCAGCAGGTCGTCGGCCAGCGCGGGGTCCCCGCCCGACAGGGCGACGAGCAACGACGAGGGCCGGGCGGGCGGAGACACCGTCCCGTCGTCGCCGACGACGAAACCCTCGCCGACCGCGGCGTCGACCCCTGCCAGCACCGCTGCCCGCGCGTCGGCGATCTGGTCGGCGCCGTCGCGGGCGGCTGCGGCGGCCAGCACCAGCGCTCGGGCAACCGTTTCCGCTTCGGCGACAATGCTTTTCGCGTCGGCGCGGGCGGCGTCGGCGGCCTGGCCGCGCCAGAACGCGAACTCGGCGGCCAGCGTGTCGGCGTTGGCGGCGATCAGGCGGGCGGCGCGCTCCCACTCGTCGCCCAGCCCGTTCAGCGCCTCCGGACGCCAGGCGCGGGCCTGGGCGACCGTCGGCGTCGTCACCGCCGGAAACGGTCGCCGGTGCGGTGCTCGGCGTCGTCGAACGCGTCCGCGGCTGTCCGCGCCGAGGCGGCCCACGCCCGCATGTCGGCGACCACACCGGCGAGCCGGGTCGCGACGGCTGCCGTCTCGGTCACCTCGGCGGAGGCGGCGCCGGTCAGCGCGTCGGGATCAAGTGATGGCCACGGCATCTCGGCGATGCGCCCGGCCGCGCCCGTCACCCGTTCTGCGACAGTGCGCAGCTGCCGAACGTCGAGTTCAACGATTTCCCCCATGGCTCATGCTGACAGATTCGGCCGCCCCGCCGCCCCGGTTATCCACAGCGTCGGGCAACCGATCTGGGTGTTCCGGCGCGGCTTGCCCACCGCGGCAGCCCAGCAACCAGTAGTCTCGATGAGGTGCAGCGACGAATCATGGGCATCGAGACCGAATTCGGTGTCACCTGCACGTTCCATGGGCATCGTCGGCTGAGTCCCGATGAGGTGGCCCGCTACCTGTTCCGGCGGGTGGTGTCATGGGGCCGCAGTTCGAACGTGTTCCTCCGGAACGGCGCCAGGTTGTATCTGGACGTGGGCAGTCACCCCGAGTACGCCACCGCCGAGTGTGACAACCTCACGCAGCTGGTCACCCACGACCGCGCCGGCGAGCGGGTGCTCGAAGACCTGCTCATCGACGCCGAGCAGCGGCTCGCCGACGAGGGCATCGGCGGCGACATCTACCTGTTCAAGAACAACACCGACTCGGCGGGCAACTCGTACGGCTGCCACGAGAACTACCTGATCGTGCGGGCCGGCGAGTTCTCGCGGATCTCCGATGTCCTGCTGCCGTTCCTGGTCACCCGCCAGTTGATCTGCGGCGCGGGCAAGGTGCTGCAGACCCCGAAGGCGGCCACGTTCTGCCTGAGCCAGCGCGCCGAACACATCTGGGAGGGCGTCTCGAGCGCCACCACCCGGTCCCGGCCGATCATCAACACCCGCGACGAGCCGCACGCCGACGCCGAGAAGTACCGCAGGCTGCACGTCATCGTCGGTGACTCGAACATGTGCGAAGCCACCACCATGCTCAAGGTGGGCACCGCGTCGCTCGTGCTGGAGATGATCGAGGCCGGCATCGCGTTCCGCGACTTCTCGCTGGACAACCCGATCCGGGCGATCCGCGAGGTCAGCCACGATCTGACCGGCCGCCGTCCGGTGCGGTTGGCCGGCGGGCGGCAGGCCAGCGCCCTGGACATTCAGCGCGAGTACTACTCCCGCGCGGTCGAGTATCTGCAGAGCCGCGAGCCCAACACGCAGATCCAGCAGGTCGTCGACCTGTGGGGTCGCCAACTCGACGCGGTGGAGAGCCAGGACTTCGCCAAGGTCGACACCGAGATCGACTGGGTGATCAAGCGCAAGCTGTTCCAGCGCTACCAGGACCGCTACAACATGGAGCTGTCCGACCCGAAGATCAGCCAGCTGGACCTGGCGTACCACGACATCAAGCGCGGCCGCGGCGTGTTCGACCTGCTGCAGCGCAAGGGTCTGGCCACGCGGATCACCACCGACGAGGACATCGAGGCTGCGGTCAACACACCGCCGCAGACCACCCGCGCCAAACTGCGCGGCGAGTTCATCAGCGCCGCGCAGGAAGCGGGCCGCGACTTCACCGTCGACTGGGTGCACCTCAAGCTCAACGACCAGGCGCAGCGCACGGTGCTGTGCAAGGACCCGTTCCGGTCGGTCGACGAGCGGGTCAAGCGGCTCATCGCCAGCATGTAATTCTTCTTTGGCGCGAGCGCTCACTCTTGTACGGTTTGCGCTCCAGAATCTGTACAAGGATGAGCGCTCGGCACTTATCCACAGGGGCTATTGGCGATCGAGGCCCGCGGCGGCCGACAATTCCCGCATGCCGCCCGAGCTTCGAGCTGTCCTCGCAGCGCAGGGCGGCGTCGCGACCTCGGCGCAAATCCTGTCGCATCTGAGCCGGCGCGGACTGCAGCGCCTGCTGCGCACCCGCGAGCTGGTGAAGATCTTCCCCAACATCTACAGCGCGGGCGAAGCCGATCCGTGGACCCGCCTGCGCGGCCTCGACCTTCGCTGCGGCGAACCCGTCGCCGCGTGTCTGGGCACGGCCGCCGCGATGTTCGGTTTCGACACCGAAGACGTGACGGACCTGCATGTCCTCAACCCGCAGGGGTGCCTGCTGCGAGACCAGCCCGGGCTGACGGTGCACCGCCGGGACGGCGCGCCGCTGACCGTCGAGAACGGTCGGCTGCTCACCACGCCCGCCTGGACTGCGGTCGAGGTCGCGCGTGCGCTGCGACGGCCCCGTGCCCTGGCGACACTCGACGCCGCGCTTCGCAGCCTGACCTGTGACCGCGCTGAACTACGCGCGGCGGCTCTGGCGCAGGCGGGCCGGCGCGGGATCGTCACGGTGCGCGAACTCATCGAACTCGCCCGCTCCGAGGCGGAGTCGCCGATGGAGAGCGAAGCTCGGCTCGTGATGGTCGACGGCGGACTGCCCGAACCAGAGTTGCAGTACAAGATCTTCGACCGGGACGGCCGCTTGTGGCGAGTCGACTTCGCGTGGCCGGATCTGCGGGTCGTGGTGGAGTACGACGGATTCGACTGGCACAGCTCACCGGAAGATCTGCGGCGGGATCGGCAGAAGCGGGCCGCGCTCGAGGAAATCGACTGGCGGGTGATGTCGATCGTCGGCGATGACGTCCGTCGGCACCCCGACGTGATGTTGCGCCGCATCGACGCTCTGCTCACCCGGGCCGCCGCAGCGTGAGCGCTCACGTATGTACGGATGCGACGCGGAAATTCGTACCGGAGTGAGCGCTCGGCCTACCGGCGGCACACCCTAAGCTGTTGCAAGTGGCGATCTCCAAAGTCGAACGGCTGATGAACCTCGTGATCGCGCTCCTGTCGACCCGCACCTTCATCACCGCCGAGCGGATCCGCGAAACGGTCTACGGCTACTCGGACAGCGCCAGCGACGAGGCGTTCTCCCGCATGTTCGAGCGCGACAAGAACGAGTTGCGCGATCTGGGCATCCCGCTGGAGACCGGCCGGGTCTCGCAGTACGACCCCACCGAGGGCTACCGCATCAACCGCGACGCCTACGCGCTGCCCGCGGTCGAACTGACTGCCGACGAAGCCGCCGCCGTCGCCGTGGCCACGCAGCTGTGGGAGTCGCCGGAACTCATCACCGCCACCCAGAACGCGCTGCTCAAACTGCGCGCCGCGGGCATCGACATCGACGCCGTCGACGCCGCCCCCACGATCACCTCGACCGCGGCGCTGCCTGGACTGCGCGGATCGGAGGATGTGCTGGGAATCCTCTTGTCCGCCATCGACAACGGGCAGGCGGTGCAGTTCCCGCACCGGCCGTCGCGCACCGAGCCGTACACCATCCGCACGGTCGAACCGTGGGGCGTGCTGACCGACCGGGGCCGGTGGTACCTCGTCGGCCACGACCGCGACCGAGACGCGACCCGCACGTTCCGGTTGTCGCGCATCGGCGCCGAGGTCACACCGATCGGGCCGCGCGGCGCGGTGCAGCGGCCGAAAGACGCCAACCTGCGCGAAATCGTCGAGCGGGCGGTCGGGGAGTGGCCGTCGGGCGGACAGGCCAGGGTGTGGATCGCCGACGGGCGCGGCACCGCACTGCGCCGACGCGCGACGGCGACCGAACCGCACACCCTCGACGGCCGGACCGGTGAGGTGATCACGATCGACGTCGGCATGTTCGACCGGTTGGCCCGCGAAGTCGCCAGCTACGGTCCCGACGCGGTCGCGCTGGAGCCGCAGTCGCTGCGCGACGACGTGGTGGCGCGGCTGCGGGCGCAGGCGGGAGTGAACGCGATATGAGCACCGTTTCGACGCGGCTGGTGCGGCTGCTCAACATGGTCCCGTACTTCCAGGCCAACCCGCGAATCACCTACGCCGAGGCGGCCTCCGATCTAGGTGTCAGCGAGAAGCAGCTGCGCGACGACCTCAACCAGCTGTGGATGTGCGGTCTGCCCGGCTACGGCCCCGGCGACCTGATCGACTTCGAATTCTCCGGCGACACAATCGAAGTGACGTTCACCGCGGGCATCGACCATCCGCTGCGGCTGACCTCGCCGGAGGCGACGGGGGTGCTGGTCGCGTTGCGGGCGCTCGCC
The window above is part of the Mycolicibacterium rutilum genome. Proteins encoded here:
- a CDS encoding IclR family transcriptional regulator, which gives rise to MPKSDEDRPAAAVQSVDRALLVLEILAEAGQAGVTEIAAELGVHKSTVSRLIAALEARGYVEQVTGRGKYRLGFSITRLARASGAHLDMVKVSQDICDDLCAQVGETTNLAILDVDRVVNIVESIGPAEITLKTWVGQICPAHATSSGKVLLAGLDDAEIADRVAPRLETFTATTLATIEDLRAELVTVRTRGWASVCEELEVGLNAVAAPVRDADAAVVAALSVSGPAYRLGEDKFDETAKLTTAAADTISRRLGWVERG
- a CDS encoding alpha/beta fold hydrolase translates to MWSRSSPVDGFRLAYDRFGTRGAPPVLLLHGWPGNRHDYRRLVPLISDAADVIVPDLRGFGGSDKHAVAVRHFYSATAQAGSVIGLIKELELSEVVLAGYDVGSRVAQSVARMQPDLVRSLVLSPPLPGAGDRVLTAKAQSEFWYQAFHQLPLAAQLIDGNADAVRDYLRHFWTHWSGPDFAVAEDDLDRLVADYALPGAFTASIAWYRAGAGMIAQSLTELPPDRAIKIHVPTDVVWPQHDPLFPPEWGDRLGHYFTDVSVYPAFDAGHFTPLECPEQFAELILIRARPTRGVG
- a CDS encoding alpha/beta hydrolase; the protein is MTTPTVAQARAWRPEALNGLGDEWERAARLIAANADTLAAEFAFWRGQAADAARADAKSIVAEAETVARALVLAAAAARDGADQIADARAAVLAGVDAAVGEGFVVGDDGTVSPPARPSSLLVALSGGDPALADDLLAARAQTLTAEVTAALQRLGAADADAAADLAEALAPPDAGPDGFGAEVVARWPSTGQDAIAAQLAAMTAEQRDRLIDAFPEQVGNTDGVPWDMRTRANRTNIAQAVLDEPDPARLSVYRDLLAEIDDPAGGGARLDRQILAFDPARASLVELHGNLASASSVAVLVPGLGTTIAGSAANTATARRFVTATRGDVAAITYLGGPFPRGDNPLTALAAAADPRYALGMAPRLVAFTEDVDRRVDATGRRIPVTVIGHSYGGSIVGTAETQGLTSDRTLFVAAAGAGVGVDDAGDWHNRNPDVLRFSMTPPGDPITAVQGIPGGPHGADPDEMDGVIRLPTGHYDDGRPMAGPRAHSDVLNWPSDSWRTILGVITGDLRTDSATLPETG
- a CDS encoding DUF7162 family protein, whose amino-acid sequence is MGEIVELDVRQLRTVAERVTGAAGRIAEMPWPSLDPDALTGAASAEVTETAAVATRLAGVVADMRAWAASARTAADAFDDAEHRTGDRFRR
- a CDS encoding GMC family oxidoreductase; the protein is MTSEAAQAGVFDYVIAGGGTAGCVLAARLSEDPDVTVCLLEAGPSDVDDDDILVLSEWMHLLDSGYDWDYPIEPQERGNSFMRHARAKVLGGCSSHNSCIAFWPPAEALDEWVTMGATGWGADEVLPLTRKVTETVLLRDVPPRDPCGAAVLEAAAMVGLPTVAFNRGETVRNGAGWFQINASEDGLRNSTSRAYLHPILGTRANLEVRTKCWVAEILFDDARAATGVRYQRPDLTGYDVVTARREVIVTAGAIDTPKLLMLSGIGPAEHLREFGIAVRVDSPGVGANLDDHVEGLVFWEAAQPMVTTSTQWWEIGLFTCVDSVSGGITQPDLMMHYGSVPFDMNTLRHGYPTTDNGFCLTPNVTQGRSRGTVRLRTRDFRDRARVDPRYFTDPDGYDERIMLAGVRLAREIAEQPPLADWVGRELAPGPQATTDDELLDYIHKCHNTVYHPAATARMGAVDDPMAVLDPALRVKGVSGLRVVDASAMPKLPAVNPNITVMTMAEKCAELIRTS
- a CDS encoding putative nucleotidyltransferase substrate binding domain-containing protein; the encoded protein is MPSSSELRELTDFLTQHTPFQAVPDDELAQLASGAQSETYPAGALVADYSTRVPDDVWMVRSGQVVLRSSADGTVIDTVDVGGIFGYLPLLTGAGSDFDARTAVSSTLIRLPGALVRAQFAKPAGLAFLASSGWTPAARPTITTAIDNRPVSELLHGDPLLVAPDASVRDVVIAMTERHVGCALIRLPGGEFGIFTDRDLRTKVVAAGLPLDTGIDRVMSAPARTVTADLTADTVLMEMLECGLRHMPVVTTRGEVVGVVEDADLLAASARQSFLLRRAIGSAASTTELETAGARVTAVAADLFRNGTKATATSAILSVVIDSLVRKALELAIAESGQVPLTFAWLTLGSVARREAMPSSDVDSALSFAPAGASDPLRDIAARVHRTLDGCGLPSDSNGAVAYRPAFARAAPDWASAAEGWLKHPLVDRGLIMSSLLIDGRVVWGDPALHTVPAVYRRLRTEGRDALRLQLLNALSGKVRTRGLRDVLSRRGGTFDLKNHAVTPIVNLARWGGLTAGVSSATTPARLAAAAQAGSISERDADTLCDVFAMLQRLRMAHQVEQISSGRSPGDVVTMSELSPLNRSLLGEGLREIAAVRRRVGGFGVPRG
- a CDS encoding APC family permease; amino-acid sequence: MVIKQPHADSGLEDFGYRESLDRSIGKFASFAAGVSYISILTGTFQLFYFGFGTAGPAYLWSWPMVFVGQMAVALCFMELAAKYPVAGSVYNWSKKLASRLVGWTSGWLMLTASIVTISAVALAYQLNLPRLWSGFQIIGDGSGTYDYAANAVLLGSILIVFTTLVNALGVRLMARINSSGVFIELIAAVLIVVLLAVNAQNSPDIFFSTNGYGAGESMGFLGAFLIASLASGYVMYGFDTASSLGEETVEPRRTAPKAIARAILASFVIGGGILVFAVMAAPNLQDPQLGESSGGLQYIVEQVMWGPLGKIFLACIVVAVTVCCLAVHTAAIRLTFAMARDNALPFGEKLATVHPKTQTPIVPAVTIGVIAIIILVINIGQPKIFTVLTSIAIIMIYLAYLMVTGPMLKKRLKGEWPPKDLKEGGYFTMGRWGLLVNIVAVVWGIGMALNLAWPRSAVYGDPWYNTWGAFVYIGVIAGAGLLWYAVKGRHHIGCLESHAAASKSEAVEQA